Proteins encoded by one window of Musa acuminata AAA Group cultivar baxijiao chromosome BXJ2-9, Cavendish_Baxijiao_AAA, whole genome shotgun sequence:
- the LOC135622764 gene encoding auxin response factor 7-like produces the protein MTAASPNSSSTRHGSGPSQDVLYPELWKACAGPLVTLPREGERVYYFPQGHMEQLEASTDQELDQQMPLFDLPSKILCRVVYVQLQAEPDTDEVYAHITLHPEINQGEVTSPDPPLPEPKICNVRSFCKTLTASDTSTHGGFSVLRKHADECLPPLDMTQNPPSQELVAKDLHENEWRFRHIFRGQPRRHLLTTGWSVFVSSKRLVAGDAFIFLRGENDELRVGVRRLMRQLNSMPSSVISSHSMHLGVLATASHAIATGTLFSVFYKPRTSRSEFIISVNKYLEAKNNKFSVGMRFKMRFEGDEAPEQRFSGTIIGVDTASSRWKDSEWRSLKVQWDEPSSIPRPDRVSPWELEPLLTGTPNSQPVQRNKRTRPSASPTITSDVTPAFGLWKSPAESTRTFSVSGLQRGTKLHTSSCPTSQFLSASKPGLIEFNVSNKSSAANIPMCRPITSEHQTDSFGADKEHSERKQETSTGCWLFGIQLVESSAVEEISPLTTISCVRDEQPVTSLDVESDQQSQPSNVKRSDTPAGSNEPEKSCLRSAQEYQSRLLRSCIKVHMQGMAVGRAVDLTRLYGYDALLQKLEEMFNIEGELSSVVKKWEVVYTDDEDDVMMVGDDPWHEFCSMARKIYIYTCEEAKRLTPRVKLPAVGEVIRSKKAAADADATGNNQEDQT, from the exons ATGACTGCGGCTTCACCGAATAGTTCATCCACAAGACACGGTTCAG GGCCCAGTCAAGATGTCTTGTACCCAGAACTATGGAAAGCCTGTGCAGGACCTTTGGTTACTCTACCTCGTGAAGGAGAAAGGGTTTATTACTTTCCTCAAGGTCATATGGAGCAG CTTGAAGCATCAACAGATCAAGAGCTTGACCAGCAAATGCCCTTGTTTGATCTGCCATCAAAAATCTTATGCAGGGTAGTTTATGTTCAACTTCAG GCCGAGCCTGATACAGATGAAGTATATGCACATATTACATTGCATCCTGAGATAAAT CAAGGTGAAGTTACCAGCCCAGATCCTCCACTGCCTGAGCCTAAAATATGCAACGTCCGTTCCTTCTGCAAGACACTAACTGCATCAGACACAAGCACTCATGGGGGGTTCTCAGTGCTTAGGAAGCATGCAGATGAGTGCCTTCCTCCACTG GATATGACCCAGAATCCACCATCGCAAGAATTGGTTGCCAAAGATCTTCATGAGAATGAATGGCGTTTCCGACACATTTTTCGAG GACAGCCCAGGCGCCATCTGCTCACAACTGGTTGGAGTGTCTTTGTTAGTTCTAAGCGGTTGGTAGCTGgtgatgcatttatctttctaag AGGTGAGAATGATGAGCTACGGGTCGGTGTGAGAAGGCTTATGAGACAGCTAAATAGCATGCCATCGTCAGTCATATCCAGTCATAGCATGCATCTTGGAGTTCTGGCTACTGCATCTCATGCTATTGCTACAGGGACTCTTTTTTCTGTTTTTTACAAGCCCAG GACAAGTAGATCAGAGTTCATCATAAGTGTCAACAAGTATCTTGAAGCCAAGAATAACAAATTTTCTGTTGGAATGAGATTTAAAATGAGATTTGAGGGTGACGAAGCCCCAGAACAAAG GTTTAGTGGTACTATAATTGGTGTAGACACCGCATCATCTCGTTGGAAAGATTCAGAATGGAGATCCTTGAAG GTCCAATGGGATGAACCTTCATCCATCCCACGTCCAGACAGAGTTTCACCATGGGAATTGGAACCACTTCTTACAGGTACTCCAAACTCTCAACCAGTGCAGAGGAACAAGCGGACACGACCATCGGCTTCGCCCACTATAACATCAGATGTTACTCCAGCGTTTG GTTTATGGAAATCTCCTGCTGAGAGTACCAGGACATTCTCAGTTTCTGGTTTGCAAAGAGGAACAAAACTACATACATCGTCCTGCCCTACATCTCAGTTCTTATCAGCATCTAAGCCTGGCTTGATTGAATTTAATGTAAGCAATAAATCATCAGCTGCTAACATCCCCATGTGCCGGCCAATCACGTCAGAACATCAAACTGATTCTTTTGGGGCAGATAAAGAACATAGTGAAAGGAAGCAAGAAACTAGTACAGGCTGCTGGCTGTTTGGGATTCAGCTAGTTGAGAGTTCTGCGGTAGAGGAAATATCTCCACTGACTACCATTTCTTGTGTTAGAGATGAACAACCAGTGACATCTTTAGATGTAGAATCAGATCAGCAATCTCAACCATCAAATGTCAAAAGGTCTGACACTCCTGCAGGCAGCAATGAGCCAGAGAAGTCATGCTTAAGGTCAGCCCAAGAGTACCAAAGTCGGCTATTGAGGAGCTGCATCAAG GTTCACATGCAAGGAATGGCAGTTGGGAGGGCAGTGGATTTGACTAGATTATATGGATATGATGCGCTCCTTCAGAAACTGGAAGAGATGTTCAATATTGAGGGAGAGCTTTCCAGTGTGGTAAAAAAATGGGAGGTAGTCTACACAGATGACGAGGATGACGTGATGATGGTTGGTGATGACCCCTGGCA TGAGTTCTGCAGCATGGCAAGAAAAATATACATCTACACATGTGAGGAGGCCAAAAGGCTGACTCCCAGGGTGAAGCTTCCAGCTGTTGGTGAGGTCATCAGGTCCAAGAAAGCCGCAGCCGATGCTGACGCCACGGGAAACAACCAGGAAGATCAAACTTGA